A single region of the Kwoniella botswanensis chromosome 1, complete sequence genome encodes:
- a CDS encoding sulfate adenylyltransferase, translating into MANSPHGGILKDLVARDAPRHSELQEEARNLGDIFLTERQLCDLELILNGGFSPLEGFMNERDYISVRDTLRLEPVHGQRQGTLFPMPITLDVSKEDIAKLNLKEGARVALRDPRDDAALAILTVSDIYTPDKHLEAENVMGADDIAHPAVAYLHNTVKEFYVGGKVDAIAAPTHYDYVPLRFTPSELRAHFHKLAWRKVVAFQTRNPMHRAHRELTVRAARQRRANVLIHPVVGLTKPGDVDHYTRVRAYQALMPSYPEGMAHLALLPLAMRMAGPREAVWHAIIRKNFGATHFIVGRDHAGPGKNSQGKDFYGPYDAQELVTQFKDELSIEMVPFQAMTYLPGTDEYQPVDEVPKGTVTADISGTELRKRLRTGASIPDWFSYTGVVKVLRDSYPPRPKQGFTILISGLHNSGKDTIARALQVTLQQQGSRSVSLLLGEELRGDLDPKINRAITPEQKHINLQRIAFVASELTKAGAAVIAAPVAPYEKSRQAIRKIVNGNFFLVHVATPLEWCEKVDRRGLYKRARSGELKNLTGVDDIYEPPTDADLVCDLRHDTVPEIVHSIIMILEGENLI; encoded by the exons atgGCCAACTCCCCTCACGGTGGTATATTGAAGGATCTCGTTGCTCGAGATGCCCCTAGACATTCAGAGTTACAGGAGGAAGCTAGAAATTTAGGTGATATCTTCCTTACCGAG AGGCAATTATGTGATCTCGAATTAATCTTGAACGGTGGTTTCTCTCCTCTTGAAGGATTCATGAATGAGAGAGATTATATCTC CGTCCGAGACACCCTCCGACTCGAACCCGTTCACGGTCAAAGACAAGGAACTCTCTTCCCTATGCCTATCACCCTGGACGTCTCAAAGGAAGATATCGCAAAGTTGAATTTGAAAGAAGGTGCTAGAGTCGCTTTGAGAGATCCTAGAGATGATGCTGCTTTGGCTATTTTgactg TCTCCGACATCTACACACCTGACAAGCATCTCGAAGCTGAGAACGTCATGGGAGCCGATGATATCGCTCATCCAGCTGTCGCATACTTGCACAACACCGTTAAAGAGTTCTACGTCGGTGGTAAAGTTGACGCTATCGCTGCTCCTACTCACTACGATTACGTTCCTTTGAGATTCACCCCATCCGAACTCCGAGCGCACTTCCACAAATTGGCGTGGAGAAAAGTCGTCGCTTTCCAAACTCGAAACCCCATGCATCGAGCGCACAGAGAGTTGACCGTCAGAGCTGCCCGACAACGACGAGCCAACGTCCTTATTCACCCCGTGGTCGGATTGACCAAGCCTGGAGATGTCGATCATTACACACGTGTGAGAGCCTACCAAGCTCTCATGCCTTCTTACCCCGAGGGAATGGCCCACTTGGCCTTGTTGCCTTTGGCTATGCGAATGGCTGGTCCAAGAGAAGCTGTGTGGCACGCTATTATCAGAAAGAACTTTGGTGCTACTCACTTT ATTGTCGGAAGAGACCACGCTGGACCCGGTAAGAACTCTCAAGGCAAAGACTTCTACGGCCCATACGACGCTCAAGAGCTCGTCACTCAATTCAAAGACGAATTATCCATCGAAATGGTTCCTTTCCAAGCTATGACCTACCTTCCTGGTACCGACGAATACCAACCAGTTGATGAAGTACCTAAAGGAACCGTCACTGCTGATATCTCCGGAACCGAACTTAGAAAGAGACTTAGGACCGGTGCTTCCATCCCCGATTGGTTCTCTTACACCGGCGTAGTGAAAGTATTAAGGGATTCATACCCTCCTCGACCTAAGCAGGGTTtcaccatcttgatcagTGGATTACACAACTCTGGTAAAGACACTATCGCTAGAGCTTTACAAGTCACTTTACAACAACAGGGTTCTCGATCCGTTTCTTTATTATTGGGAGAAGAGTTAAGGGGCGATTTGGATCCAAAGATAAATCGAGCTATTACACCTGAACAGAAACATATCAACCTCCAAAGAATCGCATTTGTCGCTTCGGAATTGACCAAAGCTGGTGCTGCCGTTATTGCCGCCCCTGTTGCCCCCTATGAAAAATCAAGACAAGCCATTAGGAAAATCGTTAATGGaaacttcttcttggttCACGTTGCGACTCCCCTCGAATGGTGTGAGAAAGTAGACAGAAGAGGATTATACAAAAGAGCCAGATCGGGTGAACTCAAAAACTTGACTGGGGTGGATGATATCTACGAACCTCCCACAGACGCAGATTTGGTTTGTGATCTTAGGCATGATACTGTTCCTGAAATCGTTCACT CTATCATCATGATTCTCGAAGGTGAAAATCTCATCTAA
- a CDS encoding exodeoxyribonuclease III — protein MRILTWNVNVLRTCLDYHPFSSMKKKNVEGLLDELGAQIACFQEHKTPRAKLEKSMAIPGPYDGFWTFPRSKTGYSGVCTYVDARYCVPLKAEEGITGLLLDDSKGSTMKPPWTPEERIGAYPDIDGMGWMDEVDGKEFEPKKLDIEGRAVVCDFGLFVLFNLYCPNETNETRRPYKMNFLKCLQERVRLLQQAGQEVIIVGDINIMRAPIDSGEGGIRTSAEQHYEHPARRILDDWCAPKGPMVDVVRESWPNRDDMFTCWNQKLDARSANYGSRIDLILCTPGLRPWIKGGDILNKVYGSDHCPVYIDLHESIDHPEKGELHLKDMLNPPDRPPSTAPVYPNDIPREAPEPPRFATKFFDEFSGRQTTLKSFFGGGGNKKKDVAIDPTPSPTPATSSRSTATPVPSENTYAEPPIVTQNTAKTSPLPENGASLATPFSLARAAFDSIDTSTQIPASSNSITLPSPPPAIHEISPQRRRSSRDDAIDMTHDDDDIHKPTSNAIAGPSKSTIKPKSHSNKFPQLKSASTTGSQTKLSSFFSQPPTLTSKRKPSPSTSSMDTVQPRTKSARKSISSISPSTPPSVSTQSVNHEEVPGGWTEQEDELINQAILEAEKDRKAKNDSAKPVWGELFAKKLPPLCTVHNKPCKDFLVMKPGPNKGKRFWLCSLPVGAGYDTGRSKRPREDVNRNFRCDFFLWDSANSRKEKVKDLKNNEGEKESQKLH, from the exons ATGAGGATACTAACTTGGAATGTT AATGTACTGAGAACATGTTTGGATTACCATCC ATTCAGCtcaatgaagaagaagaatgtcgAAGGGTTATTAGACGAGCTAGGTGCTCAGATAGCTTGTTTTCAAG AACACAAGACTCCACGAGCGAAATTAGAGAAGTCCATGGCAATCCCAGGTCCCTATGATGGATTTTGGACTTTTCCCCGATCCAAGACTGGTTATTCTGGAGTATGCACCTATGTCGACGCAAGGTATTGTGTACCGCTAAaagcggaagaaggtataacCGGGTTGTTGTTAGATGATTCAAAGGGAAGTACGATGAAACCCCCTTGGACGCCTGAAGAGCGTATAGGTGCTTATCCAGATATAGACGGAATGGGCTGGATGGATGAAGTCGATGGGAAGGAGTTTGAGCCCAAGAAGCTCGACATCGAGGGAAGAGCTGTGGTGTGTGATTTTGG CCTATTTGTTCTATTCAACCTCTACTGTCCTAACGAGACCAACGAGACTCGTCGACCGTACAAGATGAACTTCCTGAAATGTTTACAAGAACGAGTCAGGTTGTTACAACAAGCAGGACAAGAAGTGATCATCGTTGgcgatatcaacatcatgaGAGCCCCGATAgattcaggtgaaggtggaatTCGGACTTCGGCTGAACAGCATTATGAACATCCCGCTAGGAGGATATTGGATGATTGGTGTGCTCCTAAAGGTCCCATGGTGGACGTGGTCAGAGAGAGTTGGCCAAATAGGGATGATATGTTTACTTGTTGGAATCAGAAGCTGGATGCGAG ATCAGCAAATTACGGATCTCGTATCGATCTGATATTATGTACACCAGGCCTACGCCCATGGATTAAAGGGGGCGATATCCTCAACAAGGTCTATGGCTCAGATCACTGTCCAGTCTACATAGACCTACATGAGAGCATTGATCATCCTGAGAAAGGTGAACTGCACTTGAAAGATATGCTGAACCCACCTGATCGACCACCATCTACGGCTCCCGTTTACCCTAATGATATACCGAGAGAAGCTCCCGAACCGCCTAGATTTGCTACCAAGTTCTTCGATGAGTTTTCAGGGAGGCAAACTACCCTCAAGAGCTTCTTTGGCGGTGGAgggaacaagaagaaggatgttgCTATAGATCCGACTCCATCACCTACTCCTGCTACTTCCTCTAGGAGCACTGCTACACCCGTACCGTCTGAGAACACATATGCGGAGCCTCCTATAGTAACACAGAATACCGCAAAGACTTCCCCTTTACCCGAGAACGGCGCAAGTCTTGCCACTCCTTTCAGTTTAGCCCGAGCAGCCTTTGATTCTATCGACACGTCAACCCAAATTCCCGCAAGCTCAAATTCCATCAcattaccttcacctcctccagctatCCATGAAATATCCCCTCAGCGGAGGCGATCTTCAAGAGATGATGCTATAGATATGACACATGACGACGACGATATCCATAAACCCACCTCGAATGCAATAGCTGGTCCATCAAAATCGACTATCAAACCAAAATCTCACTCAAACAAATTTCCACAATTGAAATCTGCTAGTACGACAGGTTCGCAAACCAAATTatcgtctttcttctcgcAACCTCCCACCTTGACATCGAAACGGAAaccatctccttctactTCATCTATGGATACAGTACAGCCAAGAACGAAATCCGCCAGAAAGTCTATATCGtctatatcaccttccacaccacCTTCAGTATCTACGCAGAGTGTCAATCACGAAGAGGTCCCGGGCGGATGGACagagcaagaagatgaacTGATAAATCAAGCTATActagaagctgagaaggataGAAAAGCCAAGAACGATTCTGCTAAACCTGTATGGGGCGAACTATTCGCTAAGAAATTACCGCCGTTATGTACGGTCCACAACAAACCTTGTAAAGATTTTT TGGTAATGAAACCTGGACCGAATAAAGGTAAAAGATTTTGGTTATGTTCTTT ACCTGTCGGAGCAGGATATGACACAGGAAGAAGTAAACGACCGAGAGAGGATGTCAATCGTAATTTTCGATGTGATTT CTTTTTATGGGATAGTGCAAATtcaaggaaagagaaagtaaaaGATCTCAAGAACAATGAaggggagaaggaaagtCAGAAACTTCATTAA